In the Triticum aestivum cultivar Chinese Spring chromosome 2B, IWGSC CS RefSeq v2.1, whole genome shotgun sequence genome, CACATAAAGAGATGACATGCTACACTCATGCCCCACAAATTCTATTACTAAACCTCCACATGCTGAAGTGATGCATAGCTATGTGGATAACCTTGTAAAAGGTTGAAAATTTCAATTTTCTTAAAAAAAAACACGTACACGGTCTGCCATGCCGCAGAAGGCATGCGAGAAATAAGGATTGGATCATTTCATGTTCATTGCAACACCAACGCTTCTCCCGTTTTCATACATATAAGGTGTATGTATGTAGCCtcgcgcaaaaaaaaaaaaaagaaaaacgggTGTATGAATGTAGCATTATTGACATTGTCTTTTAACCTGACAATTCCCTTGTCCAGTTTTCAGAAACAAGTAAACAGTCGGTGTAAAATTGCTTCCTTTGCTCCCGTTGGAAATTTCCTATTTTCACATGGCCCAGTCGTTTTCTTTTTCGTTCAGTCAAAGGACTTTTCTCTATGAAAAACAATGCCCGGTCGTACTAAAAAACCTTTGTTGTGTGATTGggatatatgcatgcatgcgtccTGCTGGAGGAGCGGCCATGGAGATGGCCACGGTAGGATTTAATGTGTGGACGTACAACGAGACACGATCACACAGCCATCACCGATCACCTGAAAGCAGGAATCTCGATCCGAATACTCTCATGATGAGAGCAATTTCGGTTCATGATTAGTTCTCCCAAATCTGACGTTTCCTGTTGACGGAAACTGTTGACGCGTCTAGATGCATGTGCAGCGACCCTTCCTAGTATCTCATCCGAGAAGACGACGGCACTTCCTAGATGCATCAGCAAACTTGCCGTGCAAACATGCAATCGTCTCGATCGCTCCCATGGCGACATCACTTATACTAGTCAGCCGAGCGAACGATGACTTGGTCCGTGCCACTGGCGTATATATAGCTAGAGCCGCCGATCTTAGAGGAAACGGACATAGTGCAGTCTATCCCCACTCCCCAGTGCCTGGCTAGCTCAAGAAAGTAACACGCCGCCATGGCCATGGAGCAAGCAATTTATCTCGTCTTGGCTCTCGTGTTCCCCTTCCTACTCCTCAAGCTCATCAGGAAGCGCAGCGGCGGCGCCGGGCAGAAGTTGCCGCCTGGTCCCTGGCGGCTGCCGGTGATCGGCAGCCTGCACCACCTCGCCGGCAAGCCGCTGGTCCACCGCGCCTTCGCGGACATCGCGCGCCGGCTGGGCGACGCGCCGCTCGTGTACCTCAAGCTCGGCGAGGTGCCGGTGGTGGTGGCCTCGTCCGCCGAGGCCGCGCGTGAGGTCATGAAGACGCAGGACGTCACGTTCGCGACGCGGCCGTGGAGCCCCACCACCAAGATCCTCATGTCCGACGGGGTCGGGGTGGCGTTCGCGCCCTACGGCGCTCACTGGCGCCAGCTCCGCAAGATCTGCAACATGGAGCTGCTCAGCGCCCGCCGGGTGCAGTCGTTCCGCCGcgtgcgggaggaggaggcggggcgcCTCGTCGCTGCCATCGCAGCGGGTGCCGGCAACGGTGAGCCCGTCAACATCAGCGAGCGGCTCGCCGTGCTCATCGCGGACATGACCGTGCGCGCCATGATCGGTGACAGGTTCAGCAGGCGGGAAGAGTTCCTGGAGGTGTTGCAGCAAGGGGTGAGGATCCTCTCCGGGTTTAACCTCGGCGACCTCTTCCCCTCATCCCGGCTCGTCGGCTTCGTCAGCGGCTCCGCCCGACAGGCGTGGGAGAATCACACCAAGGGCTTTGAGCTCATCGAGTGCGCCATCAAGCAGCACGAGGAGGtgaaggccgccgccgccgcgtccaacGGCGACCGGGAGGAGGGGGAGCAGGAGGACCTATTGGACGTGCTCCTCAGGATACAGAAGGAAGGCGGCCACGACGTGCCCTTTACCGTGGGAGCCATCAAGTGTCTATTAGTGGTAAGCTGCTGCCCGGCTAATTGTTTTCATTCACTACCTAATTAATTTGTGTTTCCTAAACAATTTTGCTaaaacatctactccctccgtttccgatttagtcgtcgtggttttagttcaaatgtTATCCAAATATAGTACATCTTTTTTGTTTATTAATTTGCATGGTATGGAAATTAAATAACCTTCTCTTTTAATCTGCAGGACCTGTTTAGTGCTGGAAGCGAGACATCAGCGACGACGCTCATCTGGGCCATGTCGGAGTTGATGAGGAACCCAACCACCATGGCAAAAGCGCAAGCCGAAGTACGTAACAACCTACAAGGGAAGCCAAGCGTAACTGAGGACGACCTGGCCGACCTCAAGTACATGAGGCTGGTCATCAAGGAGACGCTCAGGCTGCATCCATCGGTGCCCCTCCTGCTGCCGCGCGAGCCCATCGAGGCGTGCAAGGTCCTCGGCTACGATGTGCCGACGGGCACCACTGTGTTTGTGAACACGTGGGCGATCTGCCGGGACCCCAAGCACTGGGATGCCCCTGAGGAGTTCCGGCCGGAGCGGTTCGAGTCCGGCGAAGTGGACTTCAAGGGAACCAACTTTGAGTACACACCGTTCGGGGCAGGCCGGAGGATATGTCCGGGCATGCTGTTCGCGCAGTCTAGCATGGAGCTCGCCCTTGCTGCCCTTCTCTACCACTTTGACTGGGAGCTTCCTACCGGAGGGGAGTTGGACATGGAGGAGGAGATGGGCATCGCGGTCGGTCGGAAGAATGACCTATGCCTACATGCTAAAGTCCTTGTGCCTCTTAATTAGCGCCTGCTTCAGATGTCGCATAGTGGATGTGATCGACTAGGTTGGCTAGATCGAACATTCCAGCTGCATATTGCACACAAATTCCTTGAACGTTTTGTTACCAGGGTATGACGGTGGGAATCATAGTAATGATTGTATTGTACTATTTTCATGATTTGTTAAAAAATCAATAATAATTTTTTGTATTGATTATCAAATATGTGGTTTCCCATCACCAATCTAATTTTCGTTGTTTGATATTATGAGCTCAAGCTGAATTTTCCAAGATCTACTCCTTGTGTGAACTCCTTTCTAGTACTTTCAGCCACGTtcacccactacaagaaatatgtcaactagtgaccttctgtcaatgaccctgaaagaattggtctatgaccatttgagaccaattggtcaaaatctgttcgaggggctccaaaccctaaaccatcgcgaccattttggtcagaaaggtcgtaatttccttacacgaaattgtcataaagcaaacaacgctggtccgctgccttatttctaattgttaacgaccaatatagatggtcatagccttgtaaattgtggtgggttgcgatgactaggcgccatctcatcagttttgcctatgtgtcatgtccatgtgtcagtttttgccctaggttgtgaagcaacctatatttctgtcatttcaAAAATTCCCAAAATATTCTCATAAATTGCTTGGATcacatcttcatcaaatatgtcaaaaaaccttccttgcctagttcaaaaataattcaacaatattcattttcctattctgttcagagcagcactttgtgaaggaagtgttatttatatattcttgatttcactaaaaaattgtgaagtcattcttcttagtatatgatcatcctcagccaaaactcacgcccattgaccatgtgcatttcccgtaccgctaatcaaacacttgtcTGCTACTTCATGTTTGAGCATAATTCGGTCTCCTCGtaagaatcttatgttataattttcttcctagcacctacctggggagtgcccaacccactagacattcctAGTCCGCCCAAAACGCAAGGTAACACCACggtcacacggtgaccacgcggcgggcatgcgagcttacgtgCTCTACAGTTGGGGCCCTCGgacaccgtccaaacctcgatctatcgccaccaaaccatgtatttctgattaaataggtacttatgtacctaaaaatgatttttggaaaaaaataaagagcaaaatatgaggcagctgtagttcaaatttgacccgcttcctaatgaatcggcgggaatttttctttttcaccagaggtggatcaaaacttttgacacccaaccattttgtcaattgtgcattaaatatggcctagtattttagaaaattgatttggtccaattttgcaacaaatatatggtatgtccttcacaaaaaaactcatttcgggcactcggaaaatggaaaatgatatgtccgtgcaaagaaaatgaaaactcccttaggcaacattgtttggaattccaagatgcacccctgtgcacaatatgagatcatttaaacaaactatgccatgaatgtgcccataagattgatcatttggcttgaaagccatgaatcttcatgcatgatagctcatttctgagaacatttttttaaaataattgccgtattacaagtttattatttttcctgaaaacttggttacatataatgatacaatgcgaaggttttccttttttttgattttttttgaattttttatgcccgtttcgaaatgcgGTTAAAatagcgggcttgaccgttcctagctagtggttgaatcttggaaaccttttgatgtgtctctgattaaatagatacttatgtacctagaaatgatttttgtaaaaaataacgagcaaactatgaggcagctgcagttcaaatttgactcgcttcctactgaatcggcgggaatttgtctttttcaccagaggtggatcaaaacttttgacatccaacaatttggtcaattgtgcattaaatatggcctagtattttagaaaatttatctggtccaattttgcaacaaatatatggtaggtccttcaaaaaaatctcatttcgggcactcggaaaatggaaaatgaattttccgtacaaaaaaaaatgaaaactcccttaggcaacattgtttggaattctaagatgcacccttgtgcacaacatgagattatttaaacaaactatgccatgaatgtggccataagattgatcatttggattgaaagccatgaatcttcatgcatgatagctcatctccgagaacacttttttaaaataattgtcgtattataagtatattatttttcctgaaaacttggtcacatataatgacacaatgcgaaggttttccattttttcgattttttttgaattttttatgcccgtttcaaaatgcggtcaaaacggcgcgCTTGACCGTtcccagctagtggttgaatcttgggaaacttttgatgtttctctgattaaatagatacttatgtacctagaaatgaattTTGTAAAAAATAacgagcaaactatgaggcagctgcagtttaaatttgacccgcttcctactgaattggcgagaatttgtcttttttatcagaggtggatcaaaacttttgacacccaaccattttgtcaattgtgcattaaatatggcctagtattttagaaattgatttggtccaattttgcaacaaatatatggtaggtccttcacaaaaaaactcatttcgggcactcggaaaatgaaaaatgaatttcccgtgcaaagcaaatgaaaactctcttaggaaacattgtttggaattccaagattcacccttgtgcacaatatgagatcatttgaacaaactatgtcatgaatgtggccataagattgagcatttggcttgaaagccatgaatcttcacgcatgatagctcattttttagaacacttttttaaaataattgtcgtattacaactTTACTATTTTTCCTCGAAACTTGgttacatataatgacacaatgcaaagggtttccaattttttgattttttgaattgtttatgcccgtttcaaaatgcggtcaaaacgacgggcttgacagttcctagctagtggttgaatattggaaaacttttgatgtttctctgattaaatagatatttatgtacctagaaatgatttttgtaaaaagtaaagagcaaactatgaggcagctgaagttcaaatttgacccgcttcctactgaatcggcgggaatttgtctttttcaccagaggtggattaaaacttttgacacccaaccattttgtcaattgtgcattaaatatgtcactgtattttataaaattgatttggttcaattttgcaacaaatatatggtaggtccttcacaaaaaaatctcatttcgggcactcggaaaatggaaaatgaattttccgtacaaaaaaatgaaaactcccttaggcaacattgtttggaattccaagatgcacccatgTGCACAACATGAGAttatttaaacaaactatgccatgaatgtggccataagattgatcatttggattgaaagccatgaatcttcatgcatgatagctcatctccgagaacacttttttaaaataattgtcgtattacaagtttattatttttcctggaaacttggtcacatataatgacacaatgcgaaggttttccattttttttcgattttttttgaattttttatgcccatttcaaaatgcggtcaaaacggcgcgCTTGACCGTtcccagctagtggttgaatcttgggaaaattttgatgtttctctgattaaatagatacttatgtacctagaaatgaattTTGTAAAAAATAacgagcaaactatgaggcagctgcagttcaaatttgacccgcttcctactgaatcggcgagaatttgtcttttttatcagaggtggatcaaaacttttgacacccaaccattttgtcaattgtgcattaaatatgtcctagtattttagaaattgatttggtccaattttgcaacaaatatatggtaggtccttcacaaaaaaactcatttcgggcactcggaaaatgaaaaatgaatttcccgtgcaaagaaaatgaaaactctcttaggaaacattgtttggaattccaagatgcacccttgtgcataatatgagatcatttgaacaaactatgccatgaatgtggccataagattgatcatttggcttgaaagccatgaatcttcacgcatgatagcacatttctgagaacactttttaaaaataattgtcgtattacaagtttattattttttctgaaaacttggtcacatatgatgacacaatgcgaaggttttccaattttttgattttttttgaattttttatgcccgtttcaaaatacggtcaaaacggcgggcttgaccgctCCTACCTAGTGGTTatatcttggaatttttttgatgtttctctaattaaatagatacttatgtacctagaaatgatttttggaaaaaataaatagcaaactatgaggcagctacagttcaaatttgacccgtatcctactgaattggcggaaatttgtctttttcaccatagATGGATCAaaccttttgacacccaaccatttgataaattgtgcattaaatataacttagtattttagaaaattgatttggtccaattttgcaacataTATATGGTAGAtttaaaaaaaaactcattttgggcactagaaaaatggaaaattgatttttcgtgcaaagggaataaaactccctttgtcaatattgtttgcaaattcaagatgtaaacttgtgcaaaatatgatatcatttgaacaaatatttgataggactttcacaaaaaaaatcattttgagcgctgaaaaatggaatgaaatttttattttgaattgatcacgaccaatttatatggtcataaagtcatcaaatggtttgttgcgttctgattggtccatgggcatatcacgcggatcatgcatcaacCACCGTCGGATGCTTCGGGATCCAACGGCAGCCCTCACCCCTCACCGAACCACAACCCAACTACCCAAACCCTAACTCagatcctctcccctctcccccgatccactctcgccgccgcttctcccctctcccccgatccactCCCGCCGTCACCTCCGCCCCCGCCCCCTTCTCCCCAGACCGAGAGAGAGGCACCGCCACAATGGAGAGAGGGGCGCCGCCGTGGCCCggactctcctcctcctcctcccccaacAACTCGCCCACGCCAAATCTGTCTCAGCCACCGGCCAGCCAGAGAGCGATTCGCCGCCACCGTCACCGCTGCCGCCAGCATCAAGCCCCTTTCACCATCCAACAGCCTCACCCTCGCGGTCCCCGCCCCCTCACGGGCCCAGCTTCTCCCGCAAGAATCGTGCCCGCCCGCCTAGGGTTTCCGCCGCCGCCTTTGGTACGTGCGCTGGACTTTCGATCCGTCTCTCGATTTGATCCCTAACCGCGTCGGCGTGGCTGATTCTCTCTGCTGATGGGTGATTCCGCAGGCCGAACGGTTCCTCGGGCAACTCCTCTTCATGGGCAGCGCCGTCATCGGCAGGGCCGTGGTCCAGGCCTACCGCCAGGCCATCGTTAGTgagtgccccctctccctctccccctctgcAAAAATATTTGTTCCCTGCTTCCCGTTCCTTCCCCCTGACAGTGCGAATGAGGCAGTACTTTTTACCCCCTCCCTTCTCACCTAGTAATGGAGTAAGTGAACTCTTGATGCCGTCTAGTTTCATGTGCCAGTCAGTCTGCTGTGTGTAATACCCCTTGTTCAAGTCTATACTAGCTTAGCTAGCAGGTTGGGCAGCAAGGCAACCAGTTATTGAACTTGagatgttgttgctgctgttggaaatatgccctagaggcaataataaaatggttattattatatttctttgttcatgataattgtctgttattcatgctataattgtgttatccggaaatcgtaatacacgtgtgaatacatagaccacaacatgtccctagtgagcctctagttgactagctcgttgatcaacagatagtcatggtttcctgactatgggcattggatgtcattgataacgggatcacatcattaggagaatgatgtgatggacaagacccaatcctaagcatagctcaaagatcgtgtagttcatttagctagagcttttccaaatgtcaagtatcatttccttagaccatgagattgtgcaactcccggataccgtaggagtgctttgggtgtgccaaacgtcacaacgtaacttggtgactataagggtgcactacgggtatctccgaaagtgtctattgggttggcacgaatcgagactgggatttgtcactccgtatgacggagaggtatctatgggcccactcggtaatgcatcatcataatgagctcagtgtgaccaagtgtctggtcacgggatcatgcattacaatatgagtaaagtgacttgccggtaacgagattaaacgaggtattgggataccgacgatcgaatctcgggcatgtaacgtaccgattgacaaagggaattgtatacgggattgattgaatcctcgacatcgtggttcatccgatgagatcatcgaggagtatgtgggggacaacatgggtatccagatcccgctgttggttattgaccgaagaggtgtctcggtcatgtctgcatgtctcccgaacacgtagggtctacacacttaaggttcggtgacgctagggttgtagagatatgagtatgcagtaacccaaaagttgttcggagtcccggatgagatcctggacgtcacgaggagtcccggaatggtccggaggtaaagaatcatatataggaagtcaggtttcggccatcgggaaagttttaggggtcaccggtattgtaccgggaccaccggaagggtcccgggggtccatcgggtggggccacctatcctggagggccccatgggctgaagtgggaagggaaccagcccctggtgggctggtgcgcccccctgcgcctagggttgggaaaccctaggtgtgggggcgcctccacctggcttggggagCAAGCCacccccctagccgccgcccccccttggagatcccatctcccaaggccggcgccccctagggtccctatataaagaggggggagggagggcagccgcacccatgctcttggcgcctcgctctccccctgctacacctctccctctcgcagaagcttggcgaagccctgccgagatcgccgctacatccaccaccacgccgtcgtgctgctggatcttcatcaacctctccttcccccttgctggatcaagaaggaggagaggtcttcccaaccgtacgtgtgttgaacgcggaggtgccgtccgttaggcgctaggatctccggtgatttggatcgcgacgagtacgactccctcaaccccgttctcttgaacgcttccgctcgcgatctacaagggtatgtagatgcactcctctctctcgttgctagatggactcatagattgatcttggtgaaagcgtagaatttttttttattttctgcgacattccccaatagtggtatcagagccaggtttatgcgtagttctctttgcatgagtagaacacaaatttgttgtgggcgtagatgttgtcaactttcttgccactactagtcttattttgcttcagcggtatcgtgggatgaagctgcccgggccgaccttacatgtacgcttacgtgagacaggttccaccgatagacatgcactagttgcataaggtggctagcgggtgtctgcctctcccactttagttggagcggatcgatgaaaagggtccttatgaagggtaactagaagttggcaaatcacgttgtggcttttacgtaggtaagaaaacgttcttgctagaaccctattgcagccacgtaaaacatgcaacaacaattagaggacgtcaaacttgtttttgcagcatatgattgtgatgtgatatggccaaaagttgtgatgaatgatgaatgatatatatgtgatgtatgagatcatgttcttgtaataggaatcacgacttgcatgtcgatgagtatgacaaccggcaggagccataggagttgccttaattattgtatgacctgcgcgtcaatgattcaacgccatgtaattactttactttattgctaaaccgttagccatagtagtagaattaatagttggcgagcaacttcatggagacacgatgatggagatcatggtgtcatgccggtgacgaagatgatcatggagccccgaagatggagatcaaaggagctatatgatattggccatatcatgtcactatttgattgcatgtgatgtttatcatgtttttgcatcttgtttacttagaacgacggtagtaaataagatgatccctcataataatttcaagaaagtgttccccctaactgtgcaccgttgtgaaagttcgttgtttcgaagcaccacgtgatgatcgggtgtgatagattctaacgttcacatacaatgggtgtaagacagatttacacatgcataaacacttaggttaacttgacgagcctagcatgtacagacatggcctcggaacacaagagaccgaaaggtcgaacatgagtcgtatagaagatacgatcaacatgaagatgttcaccgatgatgactagtccgtctcacgtgatgatcggacacggcctagtcgactcggatcatgtatcacttagatgactagagggatgtctaatctgagtgggagttcattaaataatttgattagatgaacttaattatcatgaacttagtctaaaatctttacaatatgtcttgtagatcaaatggcccacgttaccctcaacttcaatgcgttcctagagaaaaccaagttgaaagatgttggcaacaactatacggactgggtccggaacctgaggatcatcctcatagctgcaaagaaagattatgtcttagaagcaccactaggtgaagctcccatcccagagaaccaagaagttatgaacgcttggcagtctcatgctgatgattactccctcgttcagtgcggcatgctttacagcttagaactggggctccaaaagcgttttgagcaacacggagcatatgagacgt is a window encoding:
- the LOC123040426 gene encoding zealexin A1 synthase; translation: MAMEQAIYLVLALVFPFLLLKLIRKRSGGAGQKLPPGPWRLPVIGSLHHLAGKPLVHRAFADIARRLGDAPLVYLKLGEVPVVVASSAEAAREVMKTQDVTFATRPWSPTTKILMSDGVGVAFAPYGAHWRQLRKICNMELLSARRVQSFRRVREEEAGRLVAAIAAGAGNGEPVNISERLAVLIADMTVRAMIGDRFSRREEFLEVLQQGVRILSGFNLGDLFPSSRLVGFVSGSARQAWENHTKGFELIECAIKQHEEVKAAAAASNGDREEGEQEDLLDVLLRIQKEGGHDVPFTVGAIKCLLVDLFSAGSETSATTLIWAMSELMRNPTTMAKAQAEVRNNLQGKPSVTEDDLADLKYMRLVIKETLRLHPSVPLLLPREPIEACKVLGYDVPTGTTVFVNTWAICRDPKHWDAPEEFRPERFESGEVDFKGTNFEYTPFGAGRRICPGMLFAQSSMELALAALLYHFDWELPTGGELDMEEEMGIAVGRKNDLCLHAKVLVPLN